The Nitrospira sp. genome includes a region encoding these proteins:
- a CDS encoding ATP-dependent helicase translates to MEREVKTYVLKRPTEEAVPRKLSIDYAAALNPQQLAAVTAGEGPSLVIAGAGSGKTRTLVYRVAYLIDSGVDPSNILLLTFTRKSSQEMLERASDLIGTSSHRVCGGTFHSVANLLLRRYGRSIGVEPGFTILDRGDAEDLIALVRSQLGLNEKDKRFPRKGTIMEMISKSANTLRSLDEIILGEFSHFADHSEDLGRLAKAYEAAKRQKQLLDYDDLLVMLRQLLLFDEAARTNISRQYRYILVDEYQDTNRLQAEVIRQLATTHQNVMVVGDDSQSIYAFRGATFKNIMEFPELFPCTTVYKLEENYRSTQPILNLANCIIEEATEKYTKRLFTRKIDGPLPALVEAAGENAQSRFIAQKILELREEGVPLSEVAVLFRSSFHSFDLEIELSRKGLPFIKRGGVKFIETAHVKDLLAHVRVVANPLDTVSWHRVLLLVEGIGPKKAQDLLAAIVKAERPFDVLRGVNGRSGQGLKALANTLESLAGSDDRQPAEHVNHIYEYYLPILKDHYDDYPKRTRDLDHLHTIAEGYHGIDEFLADLALEPPDGSAVGVEESDRDDERMVLSTIHSAKGLEWQCVFVIWVVDGRFPSAYSFLTDEELEEERRLFYVAVTRAKRHLFLTYPINVYDRTSGMLLSKPSRFLDHVSSDLLDTLALVEEGGGDWGMVHDSY, encoded by the coding sequence ATGGAACGAGAAGTCAAAACCTACGTGTTGAAACGGCCGACTGAGGAAGCCGTGCCGCGCAAGTTGTCCATCGATTATGCGGCTGCGCTGAACCCTCAGCAGCTGGCTGCGGTGACGGCTGGCGAAGGGCCTTCGCTGGTCATTGCGGGAGCCGGCAGCGGTAAGACACGCACGCTGGTCTATCGTGTAGCCTATCTGATCGATTCCGGCGTGGATCCGTCGAATATTCTGCTGCTCACGTTCACCCGGAAATCTTCGCAGGAGATGTTGGAACGGGCCAGTGATCTGATTGGGACGAGTAGCCATCGGGTCTGCGGCGGCACATTCCACTCAGTGGCAAATCTGTTGCTGCGGCGGTACGGCCGATCGATCGGAGTCGAGCCGGGGTTCACAATTTTGGATCGTGGTGACGCCGAGGACCTCATCGCGTTGGTGCGGTCACAGCTCGGACTGAACGAAAAAGACAAGCGCTTCCCCCGCAAGGGGACGATCATGGAGATGATCAGTAAGAGCGCGAATACGTTGCGCAGTCTCGATGAGATCATTCTGGGAGAGTTCAGCCATTTTGCGGATCACTCGGAGGATCTGGGGCGGCTCGCGAAGGCCTATGAGGCGGCGAAGCGGCAAAAGCAACTCTTGGACTATGACGACCTGCTGGTCATGCTGCGACAGCTGCTCTTGTTCGATGAGGCGGCTCGCACGAACATTTCACGTCAGTATCGCTATATCCTCGTGGACGAATATCAAGACACGAATCGGTTGCAAGCGGAGGTCATCCGTCAGTTGGCGACGACACATCAGAATGTCATGGTGGTCGGCGATGATTCGCAGTCCATCTACGCGTTTCGGGGCGCGACGTTTAAGAACATCATGGAGTTTCCTGAACTGTTCCCCTGCACGACCGTCTATAAGCTGGAAGAAAACTATCGCAGTACTCAGCCGATTTTGAACTTAGCCAACTGCATTATCGAGGAAGCGACCGAGAAGTATACGAAGCGCCTCTTCACGAGAAAGATCGATGGGCCGCTGCCGGCTCTGGTGGAGGCCGCAGGGGAAAATGCCCAATCGCGGTTCATCGCGCAGAAGATTCTTGAGCTACGTGAAGAAGGGGTGCCGCTGAGTGAGGTGGCGGTGCTGTTCCGTTCCAGTTTTCATTCCTTTGACTTGGAAATCGAGCTCTCCCGCAAGGGGTTGCCCTTTATCAAGCGCGGGGGGGTGAAGTTTATCGAGACCGCTCATGTCAAAGATTTGCTCGCGCATGTGCGAGTCGTCGCGAACCCACTCGATACGGTGAGCTGGCACCGTGTGCTGCTGTTGGTGGAAGGGATAGGGCCGAAGAAGGCGCAGGACTTACTCGCAGCAATTGTGAAGGCTGAGCGGCCATTTGACGTGCTGCGTGGAGTGAATGGTCGTTCCGGACAGGGACTCAAGGCTTTAGCGAATACACTGGAGAGCCTGGCTGGATCGGATGATCGGCAGCCGGCTGAGCACGTCAATCATATCTACGAGTACTATCTGCCGATTCTCAAGGATCACTACGACGACTATCCGAAACGCACGAGGGATTTGGATCATCTCCACACGATCGCCGAGGGCTATCACGGTATCGATGAATTTCTGGCTGACCTCGCGCTGGAACCGCCGGATGGGAGTGCCGTGGGTGTGGAGGAATCTGACCGTGATGATGAGCGGATGGTGCTCTCGACGATCCATTCTGCGAAAGGACTGGAATGGCAGTGTGTCTTTGTTATTTGGGTCGTCGACGGTAGGTTTCCGTCCGCCTATTCGTTTCTCACCGATGAGGAGCTGGAGGAGGAGCGACGTCTGTTCTATGTGGCCGTCACGCGAGCCAAGCGGCATTTGTTTTTGACCTATCCCATTAACGTGTACGATAGGACGAGTGGGATGTTGCTCTCCAAACCCTCTCGATTTCTCGATCATGTCTCTTCTGACCTGCTGGACACGCTTGCCCTTGTTGAAGAAGGTGGAGGAGACTGGGGAATGGTACACGATTCCTATTGA